The DNA sequence GACCACGCCGAGCCGGCCGAGGAGCGGGAGATGTTCGGCCTGCAGAACGAGCTGTTGGGCGAGTGGTACGACCACCGGGACGCCTCGCAGGACGACGCCCCGCGCGCGGACGCCTGACCCGTGGACCAGATCATCCTCACCGCTGTCGCGGCTGCACTGCTCATCCTGCTCGCCGGCGTCTTCGCCGCCCTCGACGCGGCGCTGAGCACCGTGTCGGTGGCCCGGGTCGAGGAGATGGCCAAGGAGTCCCGCTACGGGGCCGCGAGGCTCTCCCGGATGCTGCTCACCCGTCCGCGCTACATCAATGTCACGGTGCTGCTGCATCTGTTGAGCCTGATCTCCGGCGTCGTGCTCCTCACCGTCGTGTCCGCCGAACTCATCGAGTCCACGGCCTGGGCGCTGGTCGGTGTGATCGCGGTGATGACCATCGCGGCGTATGTCGTGGCCGGCGTCGGCCCCCGCACGCTGGGACGCCAGCACGCGTACTCGCTCGCCCTGGGGGCCTCGACCCCGATGTGGGTGCTCGGAATGGTCCTGGGCCCCGTCGCCAGCCTTCTGGTGGGTGTCGGCAACGCCGTCACCCCGGGCCGGGGATTCCGCAACGGGCCGTTCGCCACCGAGATCGAACTGCTCGAGATCGTGGACATGGCCCGAGAGCGCGGCGTCGTGGCCGACGACGAATCGCGCATGATCCAGTCGGTGTTCGAGCTCGGGGACACCACCGCGCGCGAGGTCATGACCCCGCGGACGGAGATGGTGTGGATCGAATCGTCCAAGACGGTCGGTCAGGCCGCCCGGCTCGCCGTCAAGTCGGGGTACTCCCGGATCCCCGTGGTGGACGGTGACAACT is a window from the Dietzia sp. JS16-p6b genome containing:
- a CDS encoding hemolysin family protein yields the protein MDQIILTAVAAALLILLAGVFAALDAALSTVSVARVEEMAKESRYGAARLSRMLLTRPRYINVTVLLHLLSLISGVVLLTVVSAELIESTAWALVGVIAVMTIAAYVVAGVGPRTLGRQHAYSLALGASTPMWVLGMVLGPVASLLVGVGNAVTPGRGFRNGPFATEIELLEIVDMARERGVVADDESRMIQSVFELGDTTAREVMTPRTEMVWIESSKTVGQAARLAVKSGYSRIPVVDGDNSDDVVGVIYLRDIVARLDDPDGRAAPVSEVMRPAVFVPDAKRIDDLLSEMQRDHNHLAILVDEYGGTAGLVSIEDILEEIVGEIVDEYDTTEVPPVEELEGGRYRLSARLGLDEVAELFDVEFADEVTEEVETIGGLMALELGRVPLPGAHVVSVGLDLRAEGGHDRRGRVRVITVVAEKLDPAAGDDADENDDEENR